In the Flavisolibacter tropicus genome, one interval contains:
- a CDS encoding c-type cytochrome: protein MAVTNRLLLVLSVALLVGTSCGNNKSSTTSGTESTTSEPTASNNPKGIGKHTNVELTHPLDEKMVGEGKGIYDMKCASCHKLTGEKLVGPGWHGVTDRRTPEWIMNFTTNVDEMIEKDTAAQRLLEECLVRMPNQNLSDGDARSVLEFMRKNDGKN from the coding sequence ATGGCAGTGACAAACAGATTATTACTTGTATTAAGTGTTGCCCTACTGGTCGGCACTAGCTGTGGCAATAATAAAAGCAGTACCACCTCCGGTACGGAAAGCACAACATCAGAACCTACAGCTTCCAATAATCCTAAGGGAATTGGCAAGCATACCAATGTAGAATTAACGCATCCTCTTGATGAGAAAATGGTTGGCGAAGGAAAGGGCATCTACGATATGAAGTGTGCCTCCTGCCATAAACTCACTGGGGAAAAATTGGTAGGTCCAGGTTGGCATGGCGTAACCGACAGAAGAACGCCGGAATGGATTATGAACTTTACCACCAATGTGGATGAGATGATAGAAAAAGATACAGCTGCTCAACGCTTGCTGGAAGAGTGTTTGGTGCGAATGCCTAACCAAAACCTGAGCGACGGCGATGCGCGTTCCGTATTGGAGTTTATGCGTAAGAACGATGGCAAAAACTAA
- a CDS encoding response regulator transcription factor, giving the protein MKVLIIEDEEELADSICTYLASEKFICEKAPDYQTAMEKIALNEYACILLDITLPDGNGIDILKELKRQEKIDGVLIISAKNSLDDKVYGLKSGADDYLTKPFHLPELGARVDAIIRRKSFDGKNVLRFDELVVDLNEKTVTFQMQLLDLTRKEYELLLYFIGNKNKVITKNAILNHLWGDNMDMMYNYDAIYTHIKNLRKKMVQAGAPDYFKTVYGLGYKFIIP; this is encoded by the coding sequence ATGAAAGTATTGATCATAGAAGACGAGGAGGAATTGGCGGATAGTATTTGTACTTACCTGGCTTCTGAAAAGTTTATTTGTGAAAAGGCTCCTGATTATCAAACGGCAATGGAAAAGATTGCCTTAAATGAATACGCTTGTATATTATTAGATATAACACTTCCGGATGGCAATGGTATAGATATCCTTAAAGAATTAAAGCGCCAGGAAAAGATAGATGGGGTACTCATTATTTCTGCAAAAAACTCGCTGGATGATAAAGTATATGGTTTGAAGTCGGGTGCCGATGATTACCTGACCAAACCATTTCATTTGCCTGAATTGGGGGCCCGTGTCGATGCGATCATTCGTCGGAAATCTTTTGACGGAAAGAATGTATTGCGGTTTGATGAATTGGTGGTGGATTTAAACGAAAAGACGGTCACATTTCAAATGCAGTTACTGGATCTAACACGTAAGGAATATGAACTGCTGCTATACTTTATTGGCAATAAAAATAAAGTAATAACAAAGAATGCAATCCTGAATCATTTATGGGGTGATAATATGGATATGATGTACAATTATGACGCTATCTATACGCATATAAAGAACCTAAGGAAGAAAATGGTTCAGGCTGGGGCGCCGGATTATTTCAAAACGGTATATGGGTTGGGATACAAGTTTATCATCCCTTAA
- a CDS encoding LTA synthase family protein: MKNIPALFKLAKAKCQTALSIFSKFGPLSPLLLFLTLSLSLFLVSRLLLSFAYWDRIIQEPHFYLMYLIGIRMDLILICYYLFLPALFFLLLPKQFINSSKFFWIFYFTLFIDVAFFMEMATLPFIREYDLRPDAIFIRYLKHFKEVSETVWATNKWELIITLILLSFVHYFTWKSFKNVVLNFKPLTWRYRFLLLPGLGGLLFLGARSSLSPRPANISTAYFSEKNKLVNELTLNSTYSVFIAATRLTNEKDPSAFYGNMNEAEVFARVKKNMQIPDSAFVKSEIPFLHKQEAGANSKRPLNVVIILQESLGAEYIGALGGLPLTPNIDKLSKEGLFLTNLYSTGTRTVRGIEAVVTGFLPTPGNSVVNLGLSRSDFFTSGELFKKQGYTTEFIYGGQSNFDEMRSFFLGNGFTNIYDEPTFVKPAFKGVWGVSDEDLMRKADEVFRSHGDKPFFSVILSTSNHSPFEFPDGRIQLYEQPKQTVHNAMKYADYSVGLFFELAKKSDYYKNTLFLVVADHNTRVFGDDFVPVHKFHIPGLLIGPGVPKETFNKVASQVDLLPTLLHFAGINTTNPMIGKDLMQLKADDPGRAIMQYSNNYGYMVGDSLIVLKPYQAPQAFVYDKVTHKLSPATVNSESAKDALAHALLPWNLYQSKRYRID; encoded by the coding sequence ATGAAAAATATTCCTGCTTTATTTAAACTAGCAAAGGCAAAATGCCAGACAGCACTTTCAATATTTTCTAAGTTCGGGCCACTCTCCCCGTTGTTGCTATTTCTAACGCTATCGCTTTCACTTTTTTTAGTAAGTCGCTTGCTGTTAAGCTTTGCTTATTGGGATCGTATCATCCAGGAACCCCATTTCTACCTGATGTATCTTATTGGTATTCGGATGGATCTGATCTTAATATGTTATTATTTGTTTTTGCCTGCTTTGTTTTTCCTGTTGTTGCCAAAGCAGTTTATTAACTCCTCAAAGTTCTTCTGGATCTTCTACTTTACGTTGTTCATTGATGTTGCCTTTTTCATGGAAATGGCAACATTACCCTTTATCCGTGAGTATGATTTACGCCCTGATGCCATATTTATCAGGTACTTAAAGCACTTCAAGGAAGTGTCTGAGACTGTTTGGGCTACTAATAAATGGGAATTGATCATTACCCTCATTCTTTTATCCTTTGTCCATTATTTTACATGGAAGAGCTTTAAGAATGTTGTCTTGAACTTTAAACCGCTTACCTGGCGCTATCGGTTTCTTTTGTTGCCTGGTTTGGGTGGCTTGTTGTTTTTGGGTGCCCGTTCCAGCTTGTCTCCTCGGCCGGCCAACATAAGTACAGCCTATTTCTCAGAAAAGAACAAGTTAGTAAATGAGTTAACTCTTAACTCTACGTACTCTGTTTTTATAGCGGCAACACGTTTGACAAATGAAAAAGACCCGTCTGCTTTTTATGGAAACATGAATGAAGCAGAGGTTTTTGCGAGGGTAAAGAAGAATATGCAAATTCCGGATTCGGCTTTTGTAAAATCGGAAATTCCGTTTTTGCACAAACAGGAGGCAGGAGCTAATAGCAAGAGGCCGTTAAATGTTGTCATTATTTTGCAGGAAAGCCTTGGTGCTGAATATATAGGCGCTTTAGGTGGACTTCCTCTAACGCCCAATATTGACAAGCTGAGTAAAGAGGGATTATTCCTTACAAACCTTTATTCAACAGGAACGCGTACCGTAAGAGGCATTGAAGCCGTTGTAACTGGGTTTCTACCAACACCCGGTAATAGTGTTGTCAATCTTGGCTTATCACGAAGCGACTTTTTTACTTCCGGTGAATTGTTTAAAAAGCAGGGTTACACTACAGAGTTTATTTATGGAGGCCAGAGCAATTTTGATGAGATGCGGTCTTTTTTCCTAGGTAATGGTTTTACCAATATATACGATGAACCTACGTTTGTTAAACCCGCATTTAAGGGTGTGTGGGGAGTTTCGGACGAAGACCTGATGCGAAAAGCAGACGAGGTATTTCGCTCGCATGGTGATAAACCCTTTTTCTCTGTCATTCTTAGCACCAGTAATCATTCGCCTTTTGAGTTTCCTGATGGACGTATACAACTTTATGAGCAACCTAAGCAAACGGTGCATAATGCTATGAAGTATGCCGATTATTCAGTAGGGTTGTTTTTTGAGCTGGCTAAAAAGTCTGATTATTATAAAAATACTTTGTTCCTGGTAGTAGCTGACCATAATACACGGGTATTTGGTGATGATTTTGTTCCGGTACATAAGTTTCATATTCCTGGCTTATTAATCGGACCTGGCGTGCCGAAAGAAACCTTTAACAAGGTTGCCAGCCAAGTAGATTTACTACCGACTTTATTGCATTTTGCAGGCATTAATACGACAAATCCCATGATTGGGAAAGACCTGATGCAATTAAAAGCAGATGATCCGGGAAGGGCCATTATGCAATACAGCAATAATTACGGTTATATGGTAGGCGATTCGCTGATCGTATTAAAGCCTTACCAAGCCCCACAGGCTTTTGTTTATGACAAGGTTACTCATAAGCTTAGTCCGGCAACCGTTAATTCTGAATCGGCCAAAGATGCATTAGCGCATGCATTGTTACCATGGAATCTTTACCAGTCCAAACGGTATCGTATCGATTAG
- a CDS encoding PKD domain-containing protein, translated as MNVKAAACGMVLMFLISTLCAQDLSNKGKDFWVVYAGHFDGTTSRMALYITSDQNASGTVDVSGNMIPFTVTANQVTTVQLTNTSSPSNGLVYNAQAEGIGVKKGIHIIADKPVAVYAHILNAARSGSTLVLPTNVLGKEYYVSSYKSTSPGPTRRSQFDIIATLDNTTIEITPTQADANGTHPANVPFQITLSKGDVYQYQSDEDLTGTHIKAIGTASATCQPIAVFSGSTFTAMGCSSASTGDNLYQQLFPFTAWGKTYYTAPFINRAYDIYRILVQDPAELVYVNGVALNPSLLIAGRFYEINTIGNNTPRIINSNKPICVFQYLVTQGCDGVNSDPEMIALNPVEQTLNDITVMSARRDLTPPNTNIANHYLNIIFKTNTFNSLKVDGASPKALPKAISGTPYSYIQEDVTASTASNPTHRITSDSGFICIAYGYGNVESYGYNAGANVKDLYQFVSIQNQYAVVDFPATCRNTPFNFSMTFPYQPTQIKWLLGTIGYPDVTITAPLYDSSYVLNGKTLYRYKLPNAYSINKTGTYPIKVLAQNPSADGCGDEQEIQYDLEVYERPSSDFIFDGNVCIGNSTQFTDKSIGNNRPVIKWSWEMGDNSSATTKNPAHVYATTGSFDARLSVVTDIGCVSDTVKKIVTINPLPIATFTITTAGCVNKAVTFVDASTSDAAAIAKWYWDFGDGTPPVVTTTNNAVTHTYSATGTYTVTLIVETTIGCKSTMFSKTVVINSNPIAALSFTKACLPSGSMAFSNNSKITGGTQADLQYNWSFGDGSFSMALAPVHVYTSTGPFNVILIVTSKEGCADTTIQSNALVFAQPKASFSENVKTNCLDKTFVFTNASTAANASVTQWFWNFGDGTTSIDKNPSKKYSSAGIYTVKSYAESDMGCISDTATEVLQVYALPTSRFTSPSISCATKDIIFTDQSVANEGKISKWIWNLGTGGQDVVQTSNTTFTNVYALAGSYNITLKTETDLGCASPVFDTMISIHPQPVPGFAMSANCLIDPYSEFTDTSKVDGGTIKSWSWNFGDADAVGNANTSVQQNPRHKFSKAVTYLVSQTVTTDKGCIAAITQPFTINGSKPQPGFQLSGGNTHCSNDTIVLINNSVADVGKIVKLEIWWDYLNDPLNKTTDDNPVIGKQYRFKYPEFFTPATKSYTIKVIAYSGINCWKDSTITFDVMNTPAITFNTLDAICGNSPITQFSPATVTNGIAGQGVYKGDGTAINGQFNPLVAGPGTHLIRYTHTGANGCSNYKEQPVLVYPAPTASAGPDKIILEGGFETLNGLGTGSNIKYLWTPAQWLSSDVVSAPKTSATDDIIYHLTVTSSDGCMATDDVFVKVLKGPSIPNVFTPNGDGINDRWEIKYLDTYPSAKVEVYNRYGQLTFQSKGYSKPWDGTFNGKPLPAGTYYYIVSPGSGRKPMSGFVDIVR; from the coding sequence ATGAATGTCAAAGCTGCTGCGTGCGGTATGGTATTGATGTTTTTAATTTCTACCCTTTGCGCTCAGGATTTATCAAATAAAGGAAAGGATTTTTGGGTTGTTTATGCCGGCCATTTCGATGGTACAACCTCTCGAATGGCTTTATACATTACCTCGGATCAAAACGCTTCGGGTACCGTTGATGTTAGCGGAAACATGATCCCCTTCACCGTAACAGCAAACCAGGTTACAACCGTTCAACTAACAAATACTTCATCACCATCAAATGGCCTTGTTTATAACGCACAAGCGGAAGGCATTGGTGTTAAAAAAGGTATTCATATTATTGCAGATAAGCCTGTTGCTGTATATGCGCATATATTAAATGCAGCGCGTTCAGGATCTACATTGGTATTGCCAACCAATGTTCTGGGAAAAGAATATTATGTTTCTTCTTACAAATCCACATCACCTGGTCCAACACGCCGGTCACAATTTGATATCATTGCTACCTTAGATAATACAACCATTGAAATTACGCCAACTCAGGCCGATGCAAATGGAACACATCCTGCTAATGTTCCTTTTCAAATCACCTTATCGAAAGGTGATGTATATCAATATCAGAGTGATGAAGATCTGACAGGAACCCATATCAAGGCTATTGGCACGGCCAGCGCTACCTGCCAACCGATCGCCGTTTTTTCGGGGTCTACTTTCACCGCCATGGGCTGTTCTTCCGCCAGTACCGGCGATAACTTATACCAACAGTTGTTTCCCTTTACAGCCTGGGGTAAAACCTATTACACTGCACCCTTTATAAATAGAGCCTACGATATTTACCGGATACTGGTTCAGGACCCTGCTGAGTTGGTTTATGTAAATGGTGTCGCCTTGAATCCTTCTTTACTGATTGCTGGACGTTTTTATGAGATTAATACCATAGGGAACAACACGCCTCGTATCATTAACTCTAATAAGCCAATTTGTGTTTTTCAATACCTTGTTACACAAGGTTGTGATGGCGTAAATAGCGATCCGGAAATGATCGCTCTGAATCCTGTTGAACAAACGCTGAATGATATAACCGTTATGTCTGCCAGGCGCGACCTTACACCACCAAATACCAATATTGCCAACCATTATTTAAACATCATTTTTAAGACAAATACATTTAACTCATTAAAAGTAGATGGTGCATCACCTAAGGCGTTACCAAAAGCAATCAGCGGTACTCCTTACTCTTATATCCAGGAAGATGTAACGGCTTCAACTGCCAGTAATCCTACACATCGGATCACTTCAGACAGTGGTTTTATCTGTATCGCGTATGGGTATGGAAATGTAGAGTCTTACGGGTATAATGCAGGTGCTAATGTTAAGGATCTTTACCAGTTTGTTTCCATTCAAAATCAATATGCCGTAGTCGATTTTCCTGCTACCTGCAGAAATACACCATTTAATTTCTCGATGACATTCCCTTATCAGCCCACACAAATTAAATGGCTGCTAGGTACGATTGGTTATCCAGATGTTACTATAACGGCGCCGCTGTATGATTCTTCCTATGTTTTAAATGGGAAAACATTATATCGATATAAACTCCCGAATGCCTATAGCATTAATAAAACGGGAACTTATCCTATTAAAGTGCTGGCTCAAAATCCAAGTGCAGATGGCTGTGGTGATGAACAGGAGATCCAGTACGACCTTGAAGTTTATGAAAGACCTTCCTCTGACTTTATTTTTGATGGAAATGTCTGTATTGGAAATAGCACACAGTTTACTGATAAAAGCATTGGTAATAACAGACCTGTGATAAAATGGTCATGGGAGATGGGGGATAATTCCTCTGCCACAACAAAGAACCCTGCACATGTCTATGCTACCACCGGTAGTTTTGATGCCCGTCTTTCTGTAGTCACTGATATTGGTTGCGTTTCTGATACCGTTAAAAAAATAGTAACAATTAATCCTCTACCTATAGCAACATTTACTATTACTACAGCAGGCTGTGTGAACAAAGCCGTAACGTTTGTAGACGCTTCCACCAGTGATGCTGCAGCTATTGCTAAATGGTATTGGGATTTTGGAGATGGCACTCCACCAGTTGTTACAACGACTAATAATGCAGTAACACATACCTATTCAGCTACAGGTACCTATACGGTTACACTAATCGTCGAAACCACTATTGGTTGTAAAAGCACAATGTTCAGTAAAACAGTTGTGATCAATTCAAACCCCATAGCAGCCCTGTCATTTACCAAAGCATGTCTACCCAGTGGAAGTATGGCATTCAGCAACAATTCAAAGATCACGGGAGGAACGCAAGCCGACTTACAGTATAACTGGAGTTTTGGTGATGGTAGTTTTTCAATGGCTTTAGCTCCGGTTCATGTATATACTTCAACAGGGCCGTTCAATGTAATACTTATTGTAACGTCAAAAGAAGGGTGTGCCGATACGACCATTCAAAGTAACGCATTGGTTTTTGCTCAACCCAAAGCTTCTTTTTCAGAAAATGTAAAAACGAATTGTTTAGATAAAACCTTTGTGTTTACTAATGCAAGTACAGCAGCAAACGCCAGTGTTACACAATGGTTCTGGAACTTTGGAGACGGAACAACTTCAATAGATAAGAATCCCAGTAAGAAATACAGTTCAGCAGGTATTTATACTGTTAAGTCTTATGCGGAGTCTGACATGGGATGCATTTCAGATACGGCAACCGAAGTGTTACAGGTATATGCATTGCCAACCTCCAGATTCACCTCTCCATCCATAAGCTGTGCTACTAAGGATATAATCTTTACGGATCAATCCGTAGCCAATGAAGGAAAAATCAGTAAGTGGATATGGAATTTGGGTACAGGTGGACAGGATGTGGTACAAACGTCTAATACAACTTTTACAAACGTATACGCGTTAGCCGGTTCTTATAATATAACCTTGAAAACAGAAACCGATTTGGGCTGTGCAAGTCCTGTATTTGATACAATGATCTCCATACATCCTCAACCCGTTCCAGGATTTGCGATGTCTGCCAACTGCCTTATTGATCCTTATTCTGAATTTACCGATACCTCTAAGGTTGATGGTGGCACCATCAAGAGCTGGTCATGGAATTTTGGTGATGCGGATGCTGTTGGTAATGCTAACACATCTGTTCAACAAAATCCAAGACACAAGTTTTCAAAAGCTGTTACGTATTTGGTGTCACAAACAGTTACTACCGATAAGGGTTGTATAGCAGCCATCACGCAGCCTTTTACCATAAATGGTTCAAAGCCACAGCCCGGTTTTCAATTATCCGGCGGTAATACGCATTGTAGTAATGATACCATAGTACTTATAAATAATTCTGTAGCAGACGTTGGAAAGATTGTAAAGCTTGAAATCTGGTGGGATTATTTAAATGATCCATTGAATAAAACAACAGATGATAACCCTGTAATCGGCAAGCAATATCGTTTCAAATACCCGGAATTCTTTACGCCGGCCACAAAATCATACACCATTAAAGTAATAGCGTATTCAGGAATTAATTGTTGGAAGGATTCAACCATTACGTTTGATGTTATGAATACCCCTGCTATTACTTTCAATACATTAGATGCTATTTGTGGGAATTCACCCATAACGCAGTTTTCACCAGCTACCGTTACAAACGGTATTGCAGGACAAGGTGTTTATAAAGGTGATGGTACAGCAATAAACGGCCAGTTTAATCCTTTAGTAGCAGGTCCCGGTACACATTTAATTCGTTATACGCATACCGGAGCTAATGGTTGCAGTAACTATAAGGAGCAACCTGTATTAGTGTACCCGGCACCTACTGCTTCCGCAGGCCCTGACAAAATAATATTGGAGGGAGGCTTCGAAACATTAAATGGACTTGGTACTGGTTCAAATATCAAGTATTTGTGGACGCCTGCGCAATGGCTAAGCAGTGATGTCGTATCAGCGCCAAAAACAAGCGCCACAGATGATATTATCTATCATTTGACTGTAACTTCTTCAGATGGCTGTATGGCAACTGATGATGTGTTCGTTAAGGTTTTAAAAGGCCCTTCCATTCCCAATGTATTTACACCCAATGGAGATGGTATTAATGACCGTTGGGAAATAAAGTACCTGGACACCTATCCTAGTGCAAAGGTGGAGGTATATAACCGGTATGGGCAATTGACCTTTCAATCAAAAGGATATAGCAAACCTTGGGATGGAACGTTTAATGGCAAACCGTTGCCGGCAGGTACTTATTATTATATAGTAAGCCCGGGAAGTGGTCGCAAGCCAATGTCTGGATTTGTTGATATCGTACGATAA
- a CDS encoding sensor histidine kinase has protein sequence MKLFQRYNRVNLLITIVIFLLASFTFHYFIVHVLVKQIDDDLEIEQREIQTYVKKYNRLPEPIPVRDQVITHTPIPAPIKEQTFTSTTLFDSLSNGNGIFRQMVFSINVNGQWYKILVAKSEEDTDDLIEEILLIVLTTVIFMLLASFIINRIVLKRLWNPFYNMLESFNQFRLGKKQELNFKPTDIDEFELLRKTMQQTINKAESEYHILKEFTENASHEMQTPLAIIRSKLDLLIQDEALSETQSKMVQSAYSAIEKLNRLNQSLLLLTKIENSQFEKVSVINLKQKVEEKLAEFLELWDNQQVLVTAELKEITILMNNELADVLLNNLLSNATRHNYTGGRIAIFLDADHLRIVNSGNRHSLDEEKIFQRFYKSVQSSESNGLGLSIIKQICDVSGFTAIYGYEPGIHTFIIRW, from the coding sequence ATGAAACTATTTCAGCGATATAACAGGGTTAACCTACTCATAACAATTGTCATATTCCTATTGGCGAGCTTTACGTTTCATTATTTTATTGTTCATGTATTAGTGAAACAAATAGATGATGATCTGGAAATTGAACAAAGGGAAATACAGACTTATGTAAAAAAATATAATCGGCTGCCAGAGCCTATACCTGTTCGGGATCAGGTGATCACCCACACCCCTATACCTGCCCCCATTAAAGAGCAAACATTTACTTCAACTACGTTATTTGATTCTTTGAGCAATGGCAATGGCATTTTTCGGCAAATGGTTTTTAGTATAAATGTCAATGGACAATGGTATAAAATACTTGTTGCCAAGTCTGAAGAAGACACAGATGATCTTATTGAAGAGATCCTTCTGATTGTATTAACTACAGTTATTTTCATGTTGTTGGCTTCTTTTATCATAAACCGGATTGTCCTGAAACGGTTATGGAATCCGTTTTATAACATGCTTGAGTCTTTTAATCAGTTTCGGTTGGGTAAAAAGCAGGAGTTAAATTTTAAGCCCACTGATATTGACGAGTTTGAGCTGTTGCGGAAAACGATGCAGCAAACAATAAATAAAGCGGAAAGTGAGTATCATATCTTAAAGGAATTTACAGAGAATGCTTCTCATGAAATGCAAACACCGCTGGCCATCATCCGGTCGAAGTTGGACTTGCTGATTCAAGATGAAGCATTATCTGAAACGCAAAGCAAAATGGTGCAAAGTGCCTATAGTGCCATTGAAAAGCTTAACAGGTTAAACCAATCCCTGCTTTTATTAACTAAGATTGAAAACAGTCAGTTTGAGAAAGTGTCAGTTATTAACCTGAAACAGAAAGTAGAAGAAAAACTTGCTGAGTTTCTTGAGTTGTGGGATAATCAGCAAGTTTTAGTGACGGCGGAACTAAAAGAGATTACCATTTTGATGAATAATGAGTTAGCTGATGTTTTACTGAATAACTTGTTAAGTAATGCTACCCGTCATAATTATACCGGCGGGCGGATCGCAATATTTTTGGATGCTGACCATTTGAGGATTGTCAACTCTGGGAACCGCCATAGTTTAGATGAAGAAAAGATTTTTCAACGCTTTTATAAATCAGTACAAAGCTCTGAGAGTAATGGTTTAGGCCTTTCTATCATCAAACAGATTTGTGATGTTTCAGGTTTTACAGCCATTTATGGATATGAGCCTGGTATTCATACGTTTATCATTCGCTGGTAA
- a CDS encoding type IX secretion system membrane protein PorP/SprF — MKKTWILFYGLCLFTQLAFAQQRPHYTQYILNNYILNPALSGIENYTDLKISGRDQWVGLNGAPKTAYISLHAPIGKKDYKTSATSFQVPGENPRGNSYWENYTASEPHHGVGFTLINDKTGLYNRTSLAATYAYHVGLSPTTNLSAGFSGGVTNISFNVSQAKTENPSDPALANGGIVSRLRPDIGAGLWLYSADYFVGVSAQQILPQKVSFVDNDKYGVHLVPHFFATAGYRFLLNEDINALPSVMFKLVPGSPTMPQFDINCKLQYHDLLWIGGSYRLHDGYAAMVGLNVGNTFNISYAYDIANTPLNSVSNGTHELVLGFLLGNKYGDTCPRNVW, encoded by the coding sequence ATGAAAAAGACCTGGATCCTTTTTTATGGCTTATGCTTATTTACGCAGCTGGCTTTTGCACAGCAGCGACCTCATTATACACAGTATATTTTAAACAACTATATTTTAAATCCTGCACTTTCGGGTATCGAAAATTACACGGATCTTAAAATTAGTGGAAGGGATCAATGGGTTGGATTAAATGGCGCTCCAAAGACAGCCTATATTTCTTTGCATGCTCCTATTGGTAAAAAGGATTATAAAACATCTGCAACATCTTTTCAGGTGCCCGGCGAAAACCCCAGAGGGAACTCCTATTGGGAGAACTATACAGCTTCTGAACCACACCATGGTGTGGGCTTTACGTTAATCAATGACAAGACCGGTTTGTATAATCGAACTTCTTTGGCGGCTACTTATGCTTATCATGTAGGCTTATCACCTACAACAAATTTATCGGCCGGCTTTTCGGGAGGTGTTACAAACATCAGCTTTAATGTGTCACAGGCTAAGACCGAAAATCCATCTGACCCGGCTTTGGCTAACGGCGGAATAGTCAGTCGGCTGCGACCAGACATAGGGGCCGGCCTTTGGCTTTATTCGGCCGATTACTTTGTAGGTGTAAGTGCACAACAAATACTACCACAAAAAGTTTCTTTCGTAGATAATGATAAATATGGTGTTCACTTAGTACCACATTTCTTTGCCACTGCTGGTTATCGCTTTTTATTGAATGAAGACATTAATGCCTTACCTTCTGTAATGTTCAAATTGGTGCCGGGGTCTCCAACAATGCCTCAATTTGATATCAATTGCAAACTACAATATCATGACCTTTTATGGATAGGAGGCAGTTATCGGTTACACGATGGCTATGCTGCCATGGTTGGATTAAATGTGGGCAACACATTTAATATAAGTTACGCTTATGATATTGCGAATACACCACTGAATTCGGTGTCAAACGGTACTCATGAATTAGTGCTTGGATTTTTACTAGGCAATAAGTATGGTGACACTTGTCCAAGGAATGTCTGGTAA
- a CDS encoding alpha/beta hydrolase family protein, whose amino-acid sequence MNKRLVIFQLLATVVMVVVLTSCKKDFLSKSDKNALFAEPTTTELNNIFSDWQSRNLTPTDYTIIQQEDILSGKFKLKIVSFKVNNIKEYGALVVPSTISKVPVQVFVGGFGLNLTTNSVNIALDNANTADAHLLAIPALRGQSLEITINGTVYKSPLSEGNQCDAFDGATDDVLAFLNLIQQTEAFADVNRTGVRGGSRGGTVALLAGIRDARVKRVIGVACPTNLFELTSQSENDATYQCQFLSGFKNGQATLAETRNKMLASSPIYFAKHLPLGQLHLGLQDRIVPVKQGYDLEKEIEKQGNAATFQLFTYDKTHNDIATNNTELAERTKAFFSQL is encoded by the coding sequence TTGAATAAGCGGTTAGTGATATTTCAGCTACTGGCAACTGTAGTGATGGTTGTTGTACTGACATCCTGCAAAAAAGACTTTCTGTCAAAAAGCGATAAGAATGCACTGTTTGCAGAACCAACAACTACTGAGCTAAACAATATTTTTAGCGATTGGCAAAGCAGAAACCTTACGCCTACAGATTATACAATTATTCAGCAGGAAGATATTCTGTCGGGAAAATTTAAACTCAAGATTGTTTCTTTCAAAGTAAATAACATTAAAGAGTATGGCGCATTGGTTGTGCCCAGTACTATTAGTAAAGTGCCGGTGCAAGTGTTTGTGGGAGGGTTTGGATTAAACCTTACAACCAATAGTGTAAACATAGCCTTAGATAATGCAAATACAGCCGATGCGCACCTTTTGGCCATTCCGGCGTTGAGAGGACAATCATTGGAAATCACTATAAATGGAACTGTTTATAAATCGCCTCTATCCGAGGGCAATCAATGTGATGCCTTTGATGGGGCAACAGATGATGTACTGGCGTTTCTTAACCTGATTCAACAAACCGAGGCTTTTGCCGATGTAAACAGAACGGGTGTAAGGGGTGGTAGCAGGGGTGGCACTGTGGCATTATTGGCAGGCATTCGGGATGCAAGGGTAAAGCGGGTTATTGGGGTGGCTTGTCCTACCAATTTATTTGAACTCACATCTCAAAGTGAAAATGATGCTACGTACCAGTGCCAGTTTTTGAGTGGTTTTAAAAATGGGCAGGCAACCTTAGCGGAAACAAGAAATAAGATGCTAGCCTCATCACCTATTTACTTTGCAAAGCACTTGCCTTTAGGGCAATTGCATTTGGGATTGCAGGATAGAATTGTCCCTGTCAAGCAAGGGTACGACCTGGAGAAAGAAATTGAAAAACAAGGAAATGCTGCAACGTTTCAATTGTTTACTTACGACAAAACACATAACGATATAGCTACAAACAATACAGAACTTGCCGAGCGGACGAAAGCCTTTTTCTCACAATTGTAG